From Pseudomonas sp. stari2, a single genomic window includes:
- a CDS encoding bacteriocin: protein MRLTLPALVLGLLVAQGAMAGDGTAALGGGLGGALGNVVGQKMGGSSGAAIGAGLAGAAGGALAAKKGARTKAAIGGGVGAAGGSIIGNSLGGKNGATIGAGLGGAAGGAVGSNLSKGHKRH, encoded by the coding sequence ATGCGTTTAACTCTGCCTGCTCTGGTTCTGGGGCTTCTGGTCGCTCAAGGTGCAATGGCCGGTGATGGTACCGCCGCACTGGGTGGTGGCCTGGGTGGCGCGCTGGGCAATGTGGTCGGCCAGAAAATGGGCGGCAGCAGCGGCGCGGCCATCGGCGCTGGCCTGGCTGGCGCGGCTGGCGGTGCTTTGGCAGCGAAGAAAGGTGCCCGTACCAAAGCGGCCATTGGCGGCGGTGTTGGCGCGGCAGGCGGTTCGATCATCGGCAACAGCCTGGGTGGCAAGAACGGCGCGACCATCGGCGCCGGCCTGGGCGGCGCAGCGGGCGGCGCGGTGGGTAGCAACCTGTCGAAGGGTCACAAGCGTCACTGA